The DNA window tatatatatatagatacttAAGGGTATTGCATGAGGTAGTATCTCATATATACAGTATCGTATATACACcgcatatatattatatacaacatatataactTATTTATAtagtacatattatatatataattgttctTGGCTGGGTTATTATTTTTCTGCTGTTTCTGTTTTCCTGGTTCTTTCATTGTAATCAGAAGACCTATTGAATCATGGGGGATTACTTTGTAAATCTTTAAGGACAGTGTCTTATTTGCACGCTTCAGGTGTTATCAGTTTATTATtgtattgtaattatttttctaaCAGGTGTCACacggaaaaaaaatatatatataaatatggtaattacaataaaaatataattattaactagTTAGTACGTGAAAAAAGTAATAGCTAGTATCATGTACTTCACCGCCATTTTGGCAGGTACTTTGTAGAGTTAATTAGAGAAATGTAGTTCAATATAATTGATCCgcacatataatttcaaaaatcaCTGAAGTAATTTTAagaaattacataattgataTTTGATAATTACCAGAACCCCAGCCGGGGAAAACACTACACCCGTTGCttatatacatttttatatactAGACTAGAAATTACACAATCAAGTTATTCAGTTTTTGTTCCAACTTCGATAGATCGAAGCTTCTCTCTTCACTCACAGCctgttaattaataatacacATATAAATAATCAAAATTGGTTGTGAAGCATATATAGATATCTggaaattaatcaatttttgaagaataattattataaaatcaaataaataccTCGGTTTGAATGGTGTGGAGAAATCTTTGGTTGACTTTTGCGGAAACACAGCTGATAACATCAAACCCTTCTGTGGACAAAGCTCTAAGAATTAATTTATGGAGTGAAAATCCTTCACTACTAATACTGAAAACCTCAACGGATCTTCTCTTACTACAGTGCCTCAAACTAATTATCTTAGTTGACTCCAAATTAATAAtctcattattattattgtcaCTAGAATCTGACATCTTTTTTAAGCTATCCCTTTTTGCCTTCATTCTTTCCATCTTTCTTTCTAAGTCTCTTATATAATTTGCAACTTCGTGTATTTGGTCCGATGTTGACCTCTTTCCCtgaaaacatatacatataattggtcatcatcatcatcatcaataaAGTAAaattgtgtgtgtatatatatatatgtcattaTGTGTTTGTGTGTTTAACCTTGAGATATTGAAGAGGGATAAGTGATCTTAGAGAAGCGTATAAGGCAGACATTTCTTGTCTTCTTTGCCTTTCAATATCTCTATGTAtgaccttcttcttcttcttgtcaTTAGGGTTTTGATCATCATCATCGTCATCATTTGGTTCTTGATTTTGGTCCAAATTTGATGATTTGCGCCGCCTACCGCCAGCAAAGATTGGCTCACAGCCCTTCTGAGAAGGTGTTGGTGGAGTAACATCATGATCATGAGCATTATCATGATGATGTTCTTGGTTAATAATAATCTCATTTTCTGGATATAATAATTTGTAAGGAAAATTATTACTTGAGATCAGTTGGAAAAGCTCATCTGTAGTAGTAGCTTGGTCATCATATAATAATTGGATATTTGAATTAGGAGGAATATAATCCATATTTGGTGTGATTTACTCTCCAATCATCTCTCttgctataaatatatatgtgattattaaaaatattataatatttatctcaaaaaaaaaaatatattataatatttaattatcttAATTATAAAGACTCGGTATTATTGCTGTTTTTAtacttgtatttattttttgtttcccAAAGTGAAAGTCCAGATAGGcatatcttattattattattattagaggcATGAAATCTTTAATGGGGCCAAATGGTCCAAGATTTTCTGTGAATTTTTATAAAGAAGTCATGGTAATATAACATGTGACACTTAagctattaaaaatttataataataataataataattcttaaGGGGGACTGTACATTTAGACAATAGAATGCataaaataccaaaactatTCCATTCACACATGCAGTAAAATTATGGTTATTAAAATTTGCACATTCTAAACATGGAATTTTTTCAACAAAACAATAGTGAAttataagataaataaataattaaatttagtaGTACTGTAGATATAtatagggacacgattttgtcccgtgatgtatttttacggaatgtattccgtgatgTACGATAGCCGTTAGATAgaggagttatttgatctgagggTTGGGGATTTGATCTGAGGGCTGGGGTTAGCCTAGGGGTAATTAGGATTAAAAAATGGTAACGTACACTGAGACCCATTTAATATACcttgagacccatctaatgtaccacgaaATATATTCCGTAAAAGCACATTACGAGACAAAATcgtatccctatatatatataaaataagtaGCTGgcaaaagaaaaacaataaaGAGATCTTCTAAGAAAATTGGACGAATCAATAATATCATCATTATAATGATCTTGTGTGTATATAattgatcttcatataaatatatataagatggATTTTATTCTAGGAAAGTATTATAAATAGTAGAGATGACATGAGAGACTAAattatttctctcttttttttagtaaggagtatattatatattattttctgaatatgaattctatttaattttatttatttattttttattttattttggttcCGCCCAATATAAAAGATATACGTAATCAATGATAATTGTTTATAGTTcaacaagaaaaaggaaaaattataattgtttatggtattttttcaatataaatatTTGAGGGAACATGATTAGGtgttgattatatgtatatatatgggaAGATAGCTTTTGTTTTTCCTCCTTTTAGGAAAAGCTATATTGTGATACGTAATAAATAGTGGTCACTATAGCCAGTAGTTGGCCTTAAGCTTAGCTGTATGTCTTTCCTTTCTTTAAATAGAAAGTGACAATTACTTTTGCTGTAAGAGAATGTCTTGCGGCGTCGTCTTTGTTCTAAATTTAGAGAAGAGTTAAGAAGAATAAGGTTGGATGTATATATACTAAGttgattaattttctttttaattaagctTAATTAAGTACTgttaagtaaaatatatatttaattttttttaattagataatgtgttttttttttttaattttgaaatagagTTTGAAATTTTGATATTTGATGATTTGTTTAGCTATTACGGGTACATTAGTGTGTCATTTGAATGTCCAATTGAGATATAGAAAGATATCGGAGTGAATCGTTGTGTGTCCAATTGAGCGAATGTCTCATATTTTAATTCGAAGTTAAACCAACAAATTTAAAAATGTGATTAAAAATATCTacaatattttaagtattttaaatttaaatttaaatttctttatattaaatatctacataattttttatttttaaatatatgtaataatattataaaattaataaagaatattatgttaagtaaTAAGATATTCGGTTAAACTTAACATAGACAACAAAgttaaaaatgtaattaaaaatatctacaatattttaagtattttaaatttaaattaaaattttcttgcaaagaatatttatataatttttattttaaatatatataataatattataaattaataaaaaatattttgttaagtAACAGTATATTCTATTAAAgttaacataaaaattaaaaattacctTAAATTAAGAATTCCAttacttattttaaataaattaagaagtgtcctatatatatatgtttgtgaATGTGGTTGATCACTTCTTgtaattttatgctattttttttcttttcctaatttttttagttatatatataattttcatttTTGTAAGATATTAcacttaaaatattattttttttatatagagcATTGTTATTTAGTACTTTAAAGCTTCCAACACTCCATCAATATGGCACTCAATAATTTACTAGCGTTAATAATAAttagtgatattttataaaaataattataatatatatgtgggACCTAATACTTAATTGTGCCAATAACAATACCCCTTGGGTAGTACTTAGACACCACTAATAC is part of the Cannabis sativa cultivar Pink pepper isolate KNU-18-1 chromosome 5, ASM2916894v1, whole genome shotgun sequence genome and encodes:
- the LOC115717221 gene encoding transcription factor bHLH36 yields the protein MDYIPPNSNIQLLYDDQATTTDELFQLISSNNFPYKLLYPENEIIINQEHHHDNAHDHDVTPPTPSQKGCEPIFAGGRRRKSSNLDQNQEPNDDDDDDQNPNDKKKKKVIHRDIERQRRQEMSALYASLRSLIPLQYLKGKRSTSDQIHEVANYIRDLERKMERMKAKRDSLKKMSDSSDNNNNEIINLESTKIISLRHCSKRRSVEVFSISSEGFSLHKLILRALSTEGFDVISCVSAKVNQRFLHTIQTEAVSEERSFDLSKLEQKLNNLIV